The Branchiostoma floridae strain S238N-H82 chromosome 8, Bfl_VNyyK, whole genome shotgun sequence genome has a segment encoding these proteins:
- the LOC118421001 gene encoding zinc finger protein 239-like: MATAAGSHLTQGEREDRQDSPRTCKCTYCDKKFPFKSRLNQHLRKHTGEIPYLCDECGKRFNHLGNLKAHMRLHTGEKPYKCEHCNKAFSQASYLKKHVRTHTREISMATGAGSHRTQWHYSRRTYKCSHCDKEFPFKSNLDRHLLTHTGERPYICGECGKRCSQLGDLRKHMVTHKDKRPYQCDECGEMFSRLSILKDHMTTHIGEKPHRCQECSKQFSRLSYVKRHLRLHKGEKPYQCQKCGRQVSRLCDLKVHMRTHTGEKPYKCEQCSKCFSQSTNLKVHMRTHKGELPYRCEKCSKQFTTLSNLKRHIRTHTGEKPYKCETCYNHFRELGTLKKHMRTHTGEKPYICEACSKQFSHLGSLKKHMRTHTGEIP, translated from the coding sequence ATGGCGACTGCAGCCGGATCTCATCTGACACAAGGGGAGAGAGAGGATAGACAGGATTCTCCACGTACCTGCAAGTGCACTTATTGCGACAAGAAGTTTCCCTTCAAAAGTAGGCTCAATCAACACCTAcgtaaacacaccggtgagatcCCATACCTGTGTGATGAATGCGGGAAACGATTTAATCATCTTGGAAATCTAAAGGCACATATGCGACttcacaccggtgaaaaaccgtacaagtgtgaacaTTGCAACAAAGCCTTTAGTCAGGCAAGTTATCTGAAGAAacacgtgcggactcacacaagAGAAATCAGCATGGCGACTGGAGCTGGATCTCATCGGACACAATGGCATTATTCTCGCCGTACCTACAAGTGCAGCCattgcgacaaggagtttcCCTTCAAAAGTAACCTCGATCGACACCTGCttactcacactggtgagagaccatacatTTGTGGGGAATGCGGGAAACGGTGCAGTCAGCTGGGCGATCTAAGGAAACACATGGTTACTCACAAAGATAagagaccataccagtgtgATGAATGTGGGGAAATGTTTAGTCGGCTATCTATTCTGAAGGACCACATGACGACTCACATCGGTGAAAAACCGCATCGATGCcaggagtgtagcaagcagtttagtAGGTTGAGCTATGTGAAGAGGCACTTGCGACTTCACAAGGGTGAAAAACCGTACCAATGTCAGAAGTGCGGTAGGCAGGTCAGTAGGCTGTGCGATCTAAAAGTACACATGCGGAcccacaccggtgaaaaaccgtacaagtgtgaacaGTGCAGCAAATGCTTCAGTCAGTCAACAAATCTTAAGgttcacatgcggactcacaagGGGGAACTTCCGTACagatgtgagaagtgcagcaagcagttcactaCGTTGTCAAATTTAAAGAGGCAcattcggactcacacaggtgagaaaccatacaaatgtgagACATGCTACAACCATTTCCGTGAACTTGGAACCCTGaaaaaacacatgcggactcacacaggtgagaaaccgtacataTGTGAGgcatgcagcaagcagtttagtcacCTGGgaagtctgaagaaacacatgcggactcacactggtgaaataCCGTAA
- the LOC118421005 gene encoding zinc finger protein 239-like isoform X2 — protein sequence MATAARSHLKGEDGQYSPRTHKCTYCDRKFPFKSRLNQHLRKHTGEIPYQCDECGKRFNHLGNLKAHMRLHTGEKPHTCENCNKGFSQASYLKRHVRTHTGGSNMATGAGSLRTQWQYSRHTHKCSHCDKEFPFKSKLNQHLRTHTGERPYQCDECGERFNRLSILKDHMRTHIGEKPYRCQECGTQVSRLCDLKVHMRTHTGEKPYKCEQCSKCFSQSTNFKVHMRTHTGELPYRCEKCSKQFTTLSNLKRHIRTHTGEKPYKCETCGKQSSDLGDLKKHIRTHTGEKPHECEVCYKKFRERSSLKRHMKTHIGGSSSVPV from the exons atggcgactgCAGCAAGATCTCATCTGAAAGGAGAGGATGGACAGTATTCTCcccgtacccacaagtgcaCTTATTGCGACAGGAAGTTTCCCTTCAAAAGTAGGCTCAATCAACACCTAcgtaaacacaccggtgagatcCCATACCAGTGTGATGAATGCGGGAAACGATTTAATCATCTTGGAAATCTGAAGGCACATATGCGActtcacactggtgaaaaaccgcACACGTGTGAAAATTGCAACAAAGGTTTCAGTCAGGCAAGTTATCTGAAGAGacacgtgcggactcacacagggggaTCCAACATGGCGACTGGAGCTGGATCTCTTCGGACACAATGGCAGTATTCTCGCCATACCCACAAGTGCAGCCattgcgacaaggagtttcCCTTCAAAAGTAAGCTCAACCAACACCTgcgaacccacactg gtgagagaccataccagtgtgATGAATGTGGGGAACGGTTTAATCGGCTATCTATTCTGAAAGaccacatgaggactcacatcGGTGAAAAACCGTACCGATGCCAGGAGTGCGGCACACAGGTCAGTAGGCTGTGCGATCTAAAagtacacatgcggactcacaccggtgaaaaaccgtacaagtgtgaacaGTGCAGTAAATGCTTCAGCCAGTCAACAAATTTTAAGgttcacatgcggactcacacgggggaACTTCCGTACagatgtgagaagtgcagcaagcagttcactaCGTTGTCAAATTTAAAGAGGCACAttcggactcacacgggtgagaagccGTATAAGTGCGAGACATGCGGCAAGCAGTCTAGTGATTTGGGTGATCTGAAGAAGCACATTCGAacccacaccggtgagaaaccgcaCGAGTGTGAGGTGTGCTACAAGAAGTTCCGTGAGCGCAGTAGTCTAAAGAGACACATGAAGACTCACATTGGTGGAAGTTCATCGGTGCCTGTGTGA
- the LOC118421005 gene encoding zinc finger protein 239-like isoform X1 gives MATAARSHLKGEDGQYSPRTHKCTYCDRKFPFKSRLNQHLRKHTGEIPYQCDECGKRFNHLGNLKAHMRLHTGEKPHTCENCNKGFSQASYLKRHVRTHTGGSNMATGAGSLRTQWQYSRHTHKCSHCDKEFPFKSKLNQHLRTHTGERPYICGECGKRCSQLGDLRKHMVTHTGERPYQCDECGERFNRLSILKDHMRTHIGEKPYRCQECGTQVSRLCDLKVHMRTHTGEKPYKCEQCSKCFSQSTNFKVHMRTHTGELPYRCEKCSKQFTTLSNLKRHIRTHTGEKPYKCETCGKQSSDLGDLKKHIRTHTGEKPHECEVCYKKFRERSSLKRHMKTHIGGSSSVPV, from the coding sequence atggcgactgCAGCAAGATCTCATCTGAAAGGAGAGGATGGACAGTATTCTCcccgtacccacaagtgcaCTTATTGCGACAGGAAGTTTCCCTTCAAAAGTAGGCTCAATCAACACCTAcgtaaacacaccggtgagatcCCATACCAGTGTGATGAATGCGGGAAACGATTTAATCATCTTGGAAATCTGAAGGCACATATGCGActtcacactggtgaaaaaccgcACACGTGTGAAAATTGCAACAAAGGTTTCAGTCAGGCAAGTTATCTGAAGAGacacgtgcggactcacacagggggaTCCAACATGGCGACTGGAGCTGGATCTCTTCGGACACAATGGCAGTATTCTCGCCATACCCACAAGTGCAGCCattgcgacaaggagtttcCCTTCAAAAGTAAGCTCAACCAACACCTgcgaacccacactggtgagagaccatacatTTGTGGGGAATGCGGGAAACGGTGCAGTCAGCTGGGCGATCTAAGGAAACACATGGttactcacacaggtgagagaccataccagtgtgATGAATGTGGGGAACGGTTTAATCGGCTATCTATTCTGAAAGaccacatgaggactcacatcGGTGAAAAACCGTACCGATGCCAGGAGTGCGGCACACAGGTCAGTAGGCTGTGCGATCTAAAagtacacatgcggactcacaccggtgaaaaaccgtacaagtgtgaacaGTGCAGTAAATGCTTCAGCCAGTCAACAAATTTTAAGgttcacatgcggactcacacgggggaACTTCCGTACagatgtgagaagtgcagcaagcagttcactaCGTTGTCAAATTTAAAGAGGCACAttcggactcacacgggtgagaagccGTATAAGTGCGAGACATGCGGCAAGCAGTCTAGTGATTTGGGTGATCTGAAGAAGCACATTCGAacccacaccggtgagaaaccgcaCGAGTGTGAGGTGTGCTACAAGAAGTTCCGTGAGCGCAGTAGTCTAAAGAGACACATGAAGACTCACATTGGTGGAAGTTCATCGGTGCCTGTGTGA